A single region of the Brachypodium distachyon strain Bd21 chromosome 3, Brachypodium_distachyon_v3.0, whole genome shotgun sequence genome encodes:
- the LOC100836341 gene encoding uncharacterized protein LOC100836341 yields MATRCFFPRDAAGGHGQSKAAAEALEQLHNGGRVLSREDVGGAVRVKIVVSKRELKKMVAALGAGAGGEAAAAPGDRRGGRQRAAAGTTDAEQRLLSLRRRSMRRAAEETRRMQASGEWEPGLQSIPEEVY; encoded by the coding sequence ATGGCGACCAGGTGCTTCTTCCCAAGGGACGCGGCGGGCGGCCACGGCCAGTccaaggcggcggccgaggcgcTCGAGCAGCTGCACAACGGCGGCCGCGTCCTGTCCAGGGAGGACGTGGGCGGCGCGGTGCGCGTCAAGATCGTGGTCAGCAAGCgcgagctgaagaagatggtggcggcgctcggggccggcgccgggggcgaggcggcggcggcgccgggggaccgccgcggcggccggcagcgtgcggcggcgggcaccaCGGACGCAGAGCAGAGGCTGCTGTCGCTCCGGCGGCGCAGCAtgcggagggcggcggaggagacgcGGCGGATGCAGGCGAGCGGGGAGTGGGAGCCCGGGCTGCAGAGCATCCCCGAGGAGGTTTACTGA
- the LOC100836647 gene encoding uncharacterized protein LOC100836647, translating into MAQFMDLRAFILRARVLKFYRQALRMTRRAPEHARDELRQTVRVEIEKNRHCDDKQKIKFLISEGLQRLKGLDEMLDMTGNS; encoded by the exons ATGGCTCAATTCATGGATTTGCGAGCTTTTATCTTGCGTGCACGTGTCTTGAAATTTTATAGGCAGGCACTGCGCATGACTCGCCGAGCCCCTGAGCATGCTCGTG ATGAGTTGAGGCAGACAGTAAGAGTGGAGATTGAGAAAAATCGCCATTGTGATGATAAGCAAAAGATTAAGTTTTTAATTAGTGAAGGACTACAGAGATTAAAAGGTCTTGATGAGATGCTTGACATGACAGGAAACAGTTAA
- the LOC100844900 gene encoding protein FAR1-RELATED SEQUENCE 6 gives MESNLPSDEVADQHNGVFHEDDEDAFILEEIGDSLDGQPKKGIMFDSEDDAVRFYKGYAKTKGFGVVRRTARHGDDRKLNYFTLACSRQGKAQYSSKNSYNPNPLTRMQCPAKVNFACRGEKFCITSVTLDHNHPTSPSKSRFLRSHKKLDLHAKRMLELNDQAGIRMNKNFGSLVMEAGGYEQLEFGEKECRNYLQEKRRLKLGAGDAHAVYQYFLHMQSKDPDFFHVMDVVEDGRLRNVFWADARSRATYEPYWDVITFDTTYLTNKYSMPFAPFVGVNHHGESVLLGCGLLSNEDTETFIWLFKSWLCCMSNKAPNAIITDQCKAMQNAIEEVFPQARHRWCIWHIMKKILEKLSGYEKYENIKYTMSNAVYDSLTKHDFDEAWLKMIKKYELHDNEWLASLYGNKYRWVPAYVKDTFWAGMSSRQRSESVNAFFDGYVNARTTLKQFVEQYENALRDKVEKENKADSKSFQEVIPCITHYDFERQFQETYTNAKFKEFQEQLRGKIYCYPTQVNKEGSLFTFRVREDRKIFFEGEDGEIKDKRIISEFTVLFDQGECDVQCACRLFEFRGILCSHILSVLALMEITEVPSRYILQRWRKDFKRKHTFIKCSYDDMLNTPLVQRYDNLCKHSREVAENGAESDALYALVMDGLGQLQIKIDAHRASQEVQEEDQTKKHEETMSNKEKIGNTLCEGYEAQSACFFPNEFQVLQTNEPATLIQINSYIDILQGKKDVLDLLSATLND, from the exons ATGGAGTCAAATTTGCCTTCGGATGAAGTAGCAGATCAACACAATGGAGTATTTCacgaagatgatgaagatgcttTTATCCTGGAAGAGATTGGGGATTCTTTGGATGGCCAACCTAAGAAGGGGATTATGTTCGATAGCGaggatgatgccgttaggttCTACAAAGGTTATGCCAAAACAAAGGGCTTTGGTGTAGTAAGAAGAACTGCTAGACACGGTGATGACAGAAAGCTTAATTATTTTACTCTTGCTTGTAGTAGACAAGGGAAGGCTCAGTACTCATCAAAAAACTCGTATAATCCTAATCCATTGACAAGGATGCAATGTCCAGCAAAGGTTAATTTTGCTTGTCGTGGAGAAAAGTTCTGCATTACTTCGGTTACGCTTGACCACAATCATCCTACAAGTCCAAGCAAATCCAGATTTCTAAGGTCTCATAAGAAACTGGACTTGCATGCCAAGAGAATGCTAGAACTGAATGATCAAGCAGGAATCCGTATGAATAAGAATTTTGGTTCTCTTGTTATGGAAGCTGGCGGCTATGAACAACTCGAATTTGGTGAAAAGGAGTGCAGGAACTATTTgcaagagaagagaaggcTGAAGCTTGGTGCCGGAGATGCACATGCTGTTTATCAATATTTTCTCCATATGCAATCAAAAGATCCAGACTTTTTCCATGTTATGGATGTGGTTGAGGATGGACGACTGAGAAATGTCTTTTGGGCAGATGCAAGAAGCAGGGCTACATATGAACCTTATTGGGATGTCATCACATTTGACACCACATACTTGACAAACAAATATAGCATGCCGTTTGCTCCTTTTGTTGGCGTAAATCATCATGGAGAATCAGTTCTATTAGGTTGTGGTCTTTTGTCTAATGAAGACACTGAGACTTTTATTTGGTTATTTAAATCTTGGTTATGTTGTATGTCAAACAAAGCACCTAATGCTATAATCACAGACCAGTGCAAAGCAATGCAGAATGCTATTGAAGAAGTTTTCCCTCAAGCTCGTCATAGATGGTGTATATGGCATATCATGAAAAAGATTCTTGAAAAGCTTAGTGGGTATGAAAAGTATGAGAACATTAAATATACGATGTCAAATGCGGTATATGATTCCTTGACCAAGCATGATTTTGATGAAGCTTGGCTGAAGATGATCAAGAAATATGAGCTTCATGACAATGAATGGCTTGCTAGTTTATATGGCAATAAATATCGATGGGTACCGGCGTATGTAAAAGATACTTTTTGGGCAGGAATGTCTTCAAGACAAAGGAGTGAGAGTGTGAATGCTTTCTTCGATGGCTATGTCAATGCTAGAACAACTCTGAAGCAATTTGTGGAGCAGTACGAGAATGCACTAAGGGACAAGgtggagaaagaaaacaaggctGATTCTAAGTCGTTCCAAGAGGTCATTCCATGCATTACTCACTACGACTTCGAGAGGCAATTTCAGGAAACATATACCAATGCAAAATTTAAAGAGTTTCAAGAGCAATTGAGAGGTAAAATCTATTGCTATCCAACCCAAGTGAACAAAGAAGGGTCACTTTTTACATTTAGAGTCAGAGAGGACcgcaagattttttttgaaggagaGGATGGTGAGATTAAAGACAAAAGGATTATCTCAGAGTTCACTGTCTTGTTCGACCAAGGGGAATGTGATGTGCAGTGTGCTTGTAGGCTTTTTGAATTTCGAGGCATCTTGTGTAGCCACATCCTTTCTGTTCTTGCTCTCATGGAGATCACAGAAGTACCTTCTAGGTATATATTGCAGCGATGGCGAAAGGATTTTAAGCGCAAACACACATTTATTAAATGCTCCTACGATGATATGTTGAATACACCGCTTGTGCAACGCTATGATAATCTGTGCAAGCATTCCCGTGAAGTGGCGGAGAATGGGGCAGAGTCGGATGCATTGTATGCATTGGTGATGGATGGTCTTGGTCAGTTGCAAATAAAGATTGATGCACACCGTGCTAGCCAGGAAGTACAGGAGGAGGATCAAACTAAGAAGCATGAAGAAACAATGtcaaacaaggaaaaaatc GGAAATACTCTCTGTGAAGGATATGAGGCTCAAAGTGCTTGTTTCTTTCCAAATGAGTTTCAG GTACTCCAAACAAATGAACCTGCTACACTAATTCAGATCAATTCTTACATTGATATTCTCCAG GGAAAGAAAGATGTATTGGATCTTCTATCTGCTACCTTGAACGACTGA
- the LOC100845508 gene encoding E3 ubiquitin-protein ligase ATL23, which produces MAQLWAVFLAVGSLAIGMLGVLGVWLCYLFQAVAMGPPPAPPPLAPEPRDDDDDNDKNGLSKAELTQLGGVVLAEAAAGEEEALCPICLDAMEPGRAVRVLPACNRAFHQDCVDRWLAISPRCPVCNIWATPQSPRASPAATKTALGC; this is translated from the coding sequence ATGGCGCAGCTTTGGGCCGTGTTCTTGGCCGTAGGGTCTCTCGCCATCGGCATGCTCGGGGTGCTCGGCGTCTGGCTCTGCTACCTGTTCCAGGCCGTGGCCATGGGACCGCCTCCCGCCCCGCCTCCCTtggcgccggagccgcgcgacgacgacgacgacaacgacaAGAACGGGCTATCGAAGGCGGAGCTGACGCAGCTGGGCGGGGTCGTCCTGGCTgaggccgcggccggcgaggaggaggcgctcTGCCCGATCTGCCTCGACGCCATGGAACCCGGCCGCGCCGTGCGCGTCCTCCCCGCCTGCAACCGCGCCTTCCACCAGGACTGCGTCGACCGGTGGCTGGCCATCTCGCCGCGCTGCCCTGTGTGCAACATCTGGGCCACGCCGCAGTCGCCACgggcctcgccggcggcgaccaagacTGCCCTGGGGTGTTGA
- the LOC100836960 gene encoding transmembrane protein 208 homolog, with translation MANQGAKKIVEKNKKRMDLLWNLILASNVIYMVVRMAIMHSSFTWKHWFGLVVTSAAYFLSYKQLASMTKPEYSESDRKEDKPELLNAGYDMSTGGISEYLEDVIYITVFVQLASIISGKFWWTYVVIPAFGGYKVFGLLRGTFFGGGSEGEVEDEKSRKKREKMEKKASRGKMIKTRTR, from the exons ATGGCGAACCAGGGAGCTAAGAAGATTGtggagaagaacaagaagcgcATGGACCTCCTCTGGAACCTCATCCTTGCATCCAAC GTTATTTACATGGTAGTGAGGATGGCTATAATGCATTCATCTTTCACCTGGAAGCACTGGTTTGGCCTTGTGGTGACATCTGCTGCATATTTTCTTTCATACAAGCAACTTGCCAGTATGACAAAGCCAGAATACTCTGAATCTGATAGAAAAGAAGATAAACCTGAACTGCTGAATGCTGGTTATGACATGAGCACTGGTGGGATTAGCGA ATATTTAGAAGACGTGATATACATCACAGTCTTTGTGCAGCTGGCGTCTATTATTTCTGGAAAATTTTGGTGGACATATGTAGTG ATTCCAGCTTTTGGTGGATACAAGGTTTTTGGTCTGTTGAGAGGAACATTTTTCGGTGGTGGTTCTGAG GGTGAAGTTGAAGATGAGAAGTCCCGCAAGAAAAGGGagaagatggagaagaaggcatCTAGAGGGAAGATGATCAAAACCAGGACTCGTTGA
- the LOC100837265 gene encoding purine-uracil permease NCS1, with amino-acid sequence MHSGTRGIQPSDKIPYHIISSLLPSSNKVKRTSPHLLPLLLPRATTMAVSMAISKALTAGRPNHLRHRLAVTTSSQQAPPLRLPLLPRGPSLTLASRPRMLPARPRMSSSESDLSPTPPSERTMTAWDLASLWIGLVVGVPSYYLAGSLVDLGMSALQGVATVALANAVVLVCLVLTAAPAVTHGLPFPVLARATFGVRGAHVPAVIRALVGCGWFGIESWIGGRAVFLLLPSSLKSYAPLLKPVPGLGAAPLEFACFLAFWAAQLAVIMNGMEGIRKLERYSAPVLIVLTSALLAWAYVSAGGFGRVLSLPPRLTGAEFWKVFFPALTANVGFWATVAINIPDFARYARSQADQVLGQAGLPVFMGMFTFAGLAVTSSTEAIFGHVISDPIELLGRIGGPATTVLAIFGISLATITTNIAANVVAPANAFVSMSPRRFTFAQGALITALLGIACQPWRLLSSSESFVYTWLLGYSALMGPIGGVVLADHYIVRRTALDVDALYSEARESPYYFQGGFNVAAMVAMAAGVAPIVPGFLHKVGVLPNVSKAFVSAYNNAWFVSFFVAGAVYCLLCRRRGGEVKYRNS; translated from the coding sequence ATGCACAGTGGCACACGGGGCATCCAACCAAGCGACAAGATCCCGTATCATATCATCTCCTCCCTGCTACCAAGCTCCAACAAAGTCAAGAGAACCTCTCCTCATCTCCTTCCCCTGCTTCTCCCACGAGCCACGACCATGGCGGTGTCCATGGCGATTTCCAAAGCTCTGACCGCGGGGCGTCCCAACCATTTGCGACACCGCCTTGCGGTGACGACGAGCTCCCAGCAGGCGCCACCGCTGCGGCTGCCTCTTCTCCCTCGCGGACCAAGCCTCACGCTCGCTTCGCGCCCGCGGATGCTGCCGGCGAGACCCAGGATGTCGTCGAGCGAATCGGACCTgtccccgacgccgccttcgGAGCGCACCATGACGGCCTGGGACCTTGCCAGCCTCTGGAtcggcctcgtcgtcggcgtgCCGTCCTACTACCTCGCCGGCAGCCTCGTGGACCTCGGCATGTCGGCGCTCCAGGGCGTCGCCACGGTGGCTCTCGCCAACGCCGTCGTCCTGGTCTGCCTCGTGCTCACGGCCGCGCCGGCGGTCACGCACGGGCTGCCGTTCCCGGTGCTCGCGCGCGCCACGTTCGGCGTGCGCGGCGCGCACGTCCCGGCCGTCATCCGCGCGCTCGTCGGCTGCGGGTGGTTCGGCATCGAGTCCTGGATCGGAGGCCGCGCCgtgttcctcctccttccctccaGCCTCAAGTCGTACGCGCCGCTGCTTAAGCCGGTGCCCGGCCTGGGCGCGGCGCCGCTGGAGTTCGCGTGCTTCCTGGCCTTCTGGGCCGCGCAGCTCGCCGTCATCATGAACGGCATGGAAGGCATCCGCAAGCTGGAGAGGTACTCGGCGCCGGTGCTCATCGTGCTCACCTCCGCGCTGCTCGCCTGGGCCTACGTCTCCGCCGgcggcttcgggcgcgtcCTCTCGCTGCCGCCCAGGCTGACGGGCGCCGAGTTCtggaaggtcttcttcccggCGCTCACCGCCAACGTTGGCTTCTGGGCCACGGTGGCCATCAACATCCCGGACTTTGCCCGGTACGCCCGGAGCCAGGCGGACCAGGTGCTCGGCCAGGCAGGGCTGCCGGTGTTCATGGGCATGTTCACCTTCGCGGGGCTCGCCGTGACCTCCTCCACGGAGGCCATCTTCGGCCACGTCATCTCCGACCCGATCGAGCTCCTCGGCCGCATCGGCGGCCCGGCGACCACGGTGCTCGCCATCTTCGGCATCAGCCTCGCGACCATCACGACCAACATCGCCGCCAACGTCGTCGCGCCTGCCAACGCGTTCGTCAGCATGAGCCCGCGGAGGTTCACCTTCGCGCAGGGGGCGCTCATCACCGCGTTGCTTGGCATCGCCTGCCAGCCATGGCGGCTGCTCAGCTCCAGCGAGAGCTTCGTCTACACCTGGCTGCTCGGCTACTCGGCGCTCATGGGGCCCATAGgaggcgtcgtcctcgccgaCCACTACATCGTGAGGCGCACCGCTTTGGACGTGGACGCTCTGTACTCGGAGGCCAGGGAGAGCCCTTACTATTTCCAGGGCGGTTTCAACGTTGCCGCGATGGTGGCAATGGCGGCCGGAGTTGCGCCGATCGTGCCAGGATTTCTGCACAAAGTCGGGGTTCTGCCGAATGTCTCCAAGGCATTTGTCTCGGCCTACAACAACGCCTGGTTTGTCAGTTTtttcgtcgccggcgccgtgtACTGTCTGCTCTGTCGCCGGAGAGGCGGTGAAGTGAAATACCGAAACAGTTGA